The Skermanella pratensis genome has a window encoding:
- a CDS encoding ABC transporter ATP-binding protein: protein MHDLVRPTVSARPPSIGVRIERARLTYGGVRLFDGLDFALEGGGCTCLLGPSGVGKTTLLRLIAGLADPEPPTVLTAEDGRPLDGRVAYMAQQDLLLPWLGALDNVLLGPRLRGEAVGAALVDRARGLLDAVGLGDRLQARPAELSGGMRQRVALARTLMEDRPVVLMDEPFSALDAITRLRLQELAAGLLAGRTVLLVTHDPLEALRIGHRIHVMAGQPAEIGPAISPEGTPPRPADDPALLARQAELLRRLSS, encoded by the coding sequence ATGCACGACCTCGTGCGGCCGACCGTGTCGGCCCGTCCTCCCAGCATCGGCGTGAGAATTGAGCGGGCCCGCCTGACCTATGGCGGCGTGCGGCTGTTCGACGGGCTGGATTTCGCGCTGGAAGGCGGCGGCTGCACCTGCCTCCTGGGACCCAGCGGCGTCGGCAAGACCACGCTGCTGCGGCTGATCGCCGGGCTGGCCGATCCGGAGCCGCCGACGGTGCTGACCGCGGAGGACGGGCGACCGCTGGACGGCCGGGTCGCCTACATGGCGCAGCAGGACCTGCTCCTGCCGTGGCTCGGCGCGCTGGACAACGTCCTGCTGGGGCCGAGGCTGCGCGGCGAGGCGGTGGGTGCCGCCCTGGTGGACCGGGCGCGCGGGCTGCTCGACGCGGTCGGGCTCGGCGACCGGCTGCAGGCCCGGCCGGCGGAACTGTCGGGCGGCATGCGGCAGCGGGTGGCGCTGGCCCGCACCCTGATGGAGGACCGGCCGGTCGTGTTGATGGACGAGCCGTTCTCGGCGCTGGACGCGATCACCCGGCTGAGGCTCCAGGAACTGGCGGCCGGTCTGCTGGCGGGCAGGACGGTGCTTCTGGTCACCCACGACCCGCTGGAGGCCTTGCGGATCGGGCACCGGATCCACGTGATGGCGGGACAGCCGGCGGAAATCGGGCCGGCGATCTCGCCGGAGGGGACGCCGCCGCGGCCGGCCGACGATCCGGCGCTTCTGGCGCGCCAGGCCGAGTTGCTGAGGCGGCTCTCGTCATGA
- the dprA gene encoding DNA-processing protein DprA, translating into MIQLRRALSDAERIDWLRLIRTENVGPVTFARLLERYDTATQAIKALPDLARRGGRTAPLRICSKAEAEREIAAARKAEVRLIASCEPDYPVALAAIEDAPPVIAVKGHAHLLRGRCIGMVGARNASTNGKRFAETMARDLGAAGFVVVSGMARGIDTSAHAGSLGTGTVAVVAGGVDVIYPEENAALHARIAEQGAVVAECPMGTQPMARHFPRRNRIISGLSLGVVIVEATPKSGSLITARTAAEQGRDVFAVPGSPLDPRSRGPNDLLRNGASFAEGADDIIQAFTGVEAPKLREREPDLFSAAKPMHLDDASFEEIRDRLMECLGYTPVPVDELVRGCQLSASVVRSVLTELDLAGRVQHLPGNQVVLIQQ; encoded by the coding sequence ATGATTCAACTGAGACGCGCACTATCGGATGCCGAGCGGATCGACTGGCTGCGGCTGATCCGGACCGAGAATGTCGGTCCGGTGACCTTCGCCCGCCTGCTGGAGCGGTACGACACGGCCACCCAGGCCATCAAGGCGCTGCCCGACCTCGCCCGGCGTGGAGGCCGCACGGCACCGCTGCGGATATGCTCGAAGGCCGAGGCCGAGCGGGAGATCGCGGCGGCCCGCAAGGCGGAGGTGCGGCTTATCGCCTCGTGCGAGCCCGACTACCCGGTTGCGCTGGCCGCGATCGAGGACGCGCCCCCGGTCATCGCGGTGAAGGGACATGCGCATCTGCTGCGCGGCCGCTGCATCGGCATGGTCGGCGCCCGCAACGCCTCGACCAACGGCAAGCGCTTCGCGGAGACGATGGCCCGCGACCTGGGAGCGGCCGGGTTCGTCGTGGTCTCGGGCATGGCGCGCGGGATCGACACCAGCGCCCATGCCGGATCGCTGGGCACCGGCACCGTCGCGGTGGTGGCCGGCGGCGTGGACGTGATCTACCCGGAGGAGAACGCGGCGCTCCATGCCCGGATCGCCGAGCAGGGCGCCGTGGTGGCCGAATGTCCGATGGGCACCCAGCCCATGGCGCGCCACTTCCCCCGGCGGAACCGCATCATCTCCGGCCTGTCGCTGGGCGTGGTCATCGTCGAGGCGACGCCGAAATCCGGGTCGCTGATCACCGCGCGAACGGCGGCGGAACAGGGCCGCGACGTCTTCGCGGTCCCGGGTTCGCCGCTCGACCCGCGCTCGCGCGGACCCAACGACCTGCTGCGCAACGGCGCCAGTTTCGCCGAGGGCGCCGACGACATCATCCAGGCCTTCACGGGAGTCGAGGCGCCGAAATTGCGGGAGCGGGAACCGGACCTTTTCTCCGCCGCGAAGCCCATGCACCTGGATGATGCGAGCTTCGAGGAAATCCGCGACCGGCTGATGGAATGCTTGGGTTATACACCGGTCCCCGTTGACGAACTGGTCAGAGGGTGCCAATTGTCTGCGTCGGTAGTACGGAGCGTGCTGACTGAGCTTGACCTTGCCGGTCGGGTTCAGCATCTGCCCGGAAATCAGGTCGTCCTGATTCAGCAATAA
- a CDS encoding ABC transporter substrate-binding protein, whose translation MRTEASRRSFLKAGLAGLVLAAGIATSAPALAQDKLTILLDWFVNPDHAPLYVAREMGYFRDAGLEVEMVAPADPNDPPKLVAAGRADLAVSYQPQLQMQAAEGLPLTRIGTLIATPLNTVVVLADGPVKSIADLKGRKVGYSVGGLEDALLGAMLENAGLKLSDVELVNVNFSLSPALLSEQVDAVVGAYRNFELNQLDIEGKAGRAFYPEEHGVPPYDELVIVANREKIADPRLPRFLDAVERGTLYLINHPAESWKLFVKANPELDDELNRRAWRDTLPRFAHSPSALDARRYERFAKFLKERELIGEIPNLADYAVELR comes from the coding sequence ATGCGTACCGAAGCATCGCGCCGATCGTTCCTGAAGGCCGGGCTGGCGGGGTTGGTCCTGGCGGCCGGCATCGCCACCTCGGCGCCCGCACTGGCCCAGGACAAGCTCACAATCCTGCTGGACTGGTTCGTGAATCCCGACCACGCGCCGCTGTACGTGGCGCGGGAGATGGGATATTTCCGCGACGCCGGGCTGGAGGTCGAGATGGTGGCCCCGGCCGACCCGAACGACCCGCCCAAGCTGGTCGCCGCGGGCCGGGCCGACCTGGCGGTCTCGTACCAGCCGCAGCTCCAGATGCAGGCGGCCGAGGGTCTGCCGCTGACCCGGATCGGGACGCTGATCGCGACGCCGTTGAACACGGTGGTCGTGCTGGCGGACGGGCCGGTCAAATCGATCGCGGACTTGAAAGGGCGCAAGGTCGGCTACTCGGTCGGCGGGCTGGAGGACGCCCTGCTCGGCGCGATGCTGGAGAACGCGGGGCTGAAGCTGTCCGACGTGGAACTGGTCAACGTCAATTTCAGCCTGTCGCCGGCGCTGCTGTCGGAACAGGTCGACGCGGTGGTCGGGGCCTACCGGAACTTCGAGCTGAACCAGCTCGACATCGAGGGCAAGGCCGGCCGCGCCTTCTATCCGGAGGAGCACGGCGTTCCGCCCTATGACGAGCTGGTCATCGTCGCCAACCGCGAGAAGATCGCCGACCCGCGCCTGCCCCGCTTCCTGGACGCGGTCGAGCGCGGCACGCTGTACCTGATCAACCATCCGGCCGAGTCGTGGAAGCTGTTCGTCAAGGCTAACCCCGAGTTGGACGACGAGCTGAACCGGCGCGCCTGGCGCGACACCCTGCCCCGCTTCGCCCACAGCCCCTCGGCGCTGGACGCGAGGCGCTACGAGCGGTTCGCGAAGTTCTTGAAGGAGCGGGAGTTGATCGGGGAGATTCCGAATCTGGCGGACTACGCGGTCGAGCTTCGCTGA
- a CDS encoding ABC transporter permease, whose translation MRAVRPVVTAVVLVAAWQALVWGTGVPRFILPDPARVAVALWERAGLIGYHALFTIGEILGGLALGVVLGAVTALTLSYFRPARRWLMPVLVFSQAIPVFALAPLLVLWLGYGMASKVAMATLIIYFPVTSAFFDGLRRTEPGWLDLARTMGGSRWTTLLRIRLPAALPAFASGLRVATAVAPIGAVVGEWVGASAGLGYLMLHANGRMQVDLMFAALLTLAAIAVTLYFAVDALLRRALPWQRDKNPDEERD comes from the coding sequence ATGCGGGCGGTACGGCCTGTGGTGACCGCCGTGGTCCTGGTCGCGGCGTGGCAGGCGCTGGTCTGGGGCACCGGGGTGCCGCGCTTCATCCTGCCCGATCCGGCGCGGGTGGCGGTGGCGCTATGGGAGCGGGCCGGCCTGATCGGCTATCACGCGCTGTTCACGATCGGGGAGATCCTGGGCGGGCTGGCGCTCGGCGTCGTGCTGGGCGCCGTCACGGCATTGACGCTCAGCTATTTCCGGCCGGCGCGGCGCTGGCTGATGCCGGTGCTGGTGTTCAGCCAGGCGATCCCGGTGTTCGCGCTGGCGCCGCTGCTGGTGCTGTGGCTGGGCTACGGCATGGCGTCCAAGGTCGCGATGGCGACCCTGATCATCTATTTCCCGGTCACATCGGCCTTCTTCGACGGGCTGAGGCGGACCGAGCCGGGCTGGCTGGACCTCGCCCGGACCATGGGCGGGTCGCGCTGGACGACGCTGCTGCGCATCCGCCTGCCGGCAGCATTGCCCGCCTTCGCCTCCGGCCTGCGGGTCGCCACGGCGGTGGCGCCGATCGGCGCCGTCGTGGGCGAGTGGGTCGGGGCGTCGGCCGGGCTCGGATACCTGATGCTGCACGCCAACGGGCGCATGCAGGTGGACCTGATGTTCGCAGCATTGCTGACCTTGGCGGCCATAGCGGTGACGCTCTATTTCGCGGTGGACGCGCTGCTGCGCCGCGCCCTGCCGTGGCAACGGGACAAGAATCCAGACGAAGAGAGGGACTGA
- the topA gene encoding type I DNA topoisomerase yields MSGSNLVIVESPAKAKTINKYLGPDFTVLASFGHIRDLPPKDGSVRPEEDFAMSWELGDRSKRHVDEISRAIRGVDHVFLATDPDREGEAIAWHVQEVLREAKLLDKVDVRRVTFNEITKGAVLDAMKRPRDLNRELIEAYLARRALDYLVGFTLSPVLWRKLPGSRSAGRVQSVALRLICEREAEIEVFRPQEYWSIEVTFQTAGGAQVKARLTQLDGKRLDKFALGEAGAANAVVERLKPLSYAVHSVEHKQVKRNPYPPFTTSTLQQEASRKLGMGATRTMRVAQKLYEGVDIGGEAVGLITYMRTDGVQLSNDAIGQVRELIGSQYGGDYVPESPRIYKSTAKNAQEAHEAIRPTDLLRRPEDVAHQLERDELRLYELIWKRTVASQMESAVLDQVAVDIASSDGKAVLRATGSVVLFDGFLRVYQEERDDSVDEKLAAEDEAEARLPPVKEGDAMKRGAVDPEQHFTQPPPRYTEASLVKKLEELGIGRPSTYASIMQVLQDRDYVELDKRRFVPQDRGRLVTAFLTSFFERYVEYNFTADLESKLDDVSGGRLDWKTVLRDFWKAFSAAVEGTKDLTITQVIDELDKELGPHFFPSATKDGTDPRVCPSCHAGRLGLKLSRNGAFIGCSNYPECRYTRSLAVATGDEEADALADGPRELGDDPATGLPVSVRRGPYGAYVQLGPRREAAPPVEVAAPEPEPEAGAKKTKGKAKAKPKAEVEKPKRVSLPKGMSPTEIDLETALKLLALPRDVGPHPETKDMITAGIGRFGPYLKLGSTYKSLAPDDDVLTVGLNRAVVLLAEAKKGPAQVPGRALGDHPRDGKPVSLNNGRFGPYVKHGKLMASLPKAMVPAAEELTLQQAIELLDAKAAKDGGKAPAAKGKAAKAAPVEKVKDVEEAPAKKPAAAKAAPKKAPAKKPAAATKPKARAVASGD; encoded by the coding sequence TTGTCTGGCAGCAATCTAGTCATCGTCGAATCCCCGGCCAAAGCGAAGACGATCAACAAGTATCTTGGTCCGGACTTCACCGTTTTGGCCAGTTTCGGCCATATTCGGGATCTCCCGCCGAAGGACGGCTCCGTTCGTCCCGAGGAAGACTTCGCAATGTCCTGGGAACTGGGCGACCGGTCCAAGCGCCATGTCGACGAAATCTCGCGCGCCATCCGCGGCGTGGACCACGTCTTCCTGGCCACCGACCCGGATCGCGAGGGGGAGGCGATCGCCTGGCACGTGCAGGAAGTGCTGCGCGAGGCGAAGCTGCTCGACAAGGTCGACGTCCGCCGGGTCACCTTCAACGAGATCACCAAGGGCGCCGTCCTGGACGCCATGAAGCGTCCGCGCGACCTTAACCGCGAGTTGATCGAGGCCTATCTGGCGCGCCGGGCGCTGGACTATCTGGTGGGTTTCACCCTGTCGCCGGTCCTGTGGCGGAAGCTTCCGGGATCGCGGTCGGCGGGACGCGTGCAGTCGGTGGCGCTGCGGCTGATCTGCGAGCGCGAGGCCGAGATCGAGGTCTTCCGGCCGCAGGAATACTGGTCGATCGAGGTCACCTTCCAGACCGCCGGAGGCGCGCAGGTCAAGGCGCGGCTGACCCAGTTGGACGGCAAGCGCCTGGACAAGTTCGCGCTGGGCGAGGCCGGCGCCGCGAACGCGGTGGTCGAACGGCTGAAGCCGCTGAGCTACGCCGTCCATTCGGTCGAGCACAAGCAGGTCAAGCGGAACCCCTACCCGCCCTTCACGACCTCGACCCTCCAGCAGGAGGCGTCGCGCAAGCTGGGCATGGGCGCCACCCGGACCATGCGGGTCGCCCAGAAGCTCTACGAGGGCGTCGATATCGGCGGCGAGGCGGTCGGCCTGATCACCTATATGCGGACCGACGGCGTCCAGCTTTCCAACGACGCGATCGGACAGGTGCGAGAGCTGATCGGCTCCCAGTACGGCGGCGACTATGTGCCGGAGAGCCCGAGGATCTACAAGTCGACCGCCAAGAACGCCCAGGAAGCGCACGAGGCGATCCGCCCGACCGACCTGCTGCGCCGGCCGGAGGATGTGGCCCACCAGCTGGAACGGGACGAGTTGCGCCTCTACGAGCTGATCTGGAAACGGACCGTCGCCTCGCAGATGGAGAGCGCGGTGCTCGACCAGGTGGCGGTGGACATCGCGTCGTCGGACGGCAAGGCGGTGCTCCGGGCGACCGGCTCGGTCGTGCTGTTCGACGGCTTCCTCCGGGTCTACCAGGAGGAGCGCGACGACTCGGTGGACGAGAAGCTCGCCGCCGAGGACGAGGCCGAGGCGCGGCTGCCGCCGGTCAAGGAAGGCGACGCGATGAAGCGCGGCGCGGTCGATCCCGAGCAGCATTTCACCCAGCCTCCTCCGCGCTACACCGAGGCGAGCCTGGTGAAGAAGCTGGAGGAGCTGGGCATCGGGCGCCCCTCGACCTATGCCAGCATCATGCAGGTGCTCCAGGACCGCGACTATGTGGAGCTGGACAAGCGGCGCTTCGTCCCGCAGGACCGCGGCCGGCTGGTGACCGCGTTCCTGACCAGCTTCTTCGAGCGCTATGTCGAGTACAACTTCACCGCCGACCTGGAGTCCAAGCTGGACGACGTGTCTGGCGGTCGGCTCGACTGGAAGACGGTTCTCCGGGACTTCTGGAAAGCCTTCTCGGCCGCGGTCGAGGGCACCAAGGACCTGACGATCACCCAGGTGATCGACGAGTTGGACAAGGAACTGGGACCGCACTTCTTCCCCAGCGCGACCAAGGACGGCACCGATCCCCGCGTCTGCCCGTCCTGCCACGCGGGCAGGCTCGGCCTGAAGCTGAGCCGGAACGGTGCCTTCATCGGCTGCTCCAATTATCCGGAGTGCCGCTATACCCGCTCGCTGGCGGTCGCGACCGGAGACGAGGAGGCCGACGCCCTGGCCGATGGGCCGCGCGAGCTGGGCGACGATCCGGCGACCGGGCTGCCGGTCAGCGTGCGGCGCGGGCCTTACGGCGCCTATGTCCAGCTGGGGCCGCGCCGCGAGGCGGCTCCGCCGGTCGAGGTGGCGGCGCCCGAGCCCGAACCGGAGGCCGGAGCCAAGAAGACCAAGGGCAAAGCCAAGGCGAAGCCCAAGGCCGAGGTGGAGAAGCCCAAGCGTGTTTCCCTGCCCAAGGGCATGTCGCCGACCGAGATCGACCTGGAGACCGCGCTGAAGCTGCTGGCGCTGCCGCGCGACGTCGGGCCGCATCCGGAGACCAAGGACATGATCACGGCCGGCATCGGCCGGTTCGGGCCCTACCTGAAGCTCGGTTCGACCTACAAGTCCCTGGCCCCGGACGACGATGTGCTGACCGTGGGGCTGAACCGGGCGGTCGTCCTGCTGGCGGAAGCCAAGAAGGGACCGGCGCAGGTGCCCGGCCGCGCCCTGGGCGACCATCCGCGCGACGGCAAGCCGGTAAGCCTCAACAACGGCCGGTTCGGTCCCTATGTGAAGCACGGCAAGCTGATGGCGTCGCTGCCCAAGGCCATGGTCCCCGCCGCCGAGGAGCTGACCCTGCAGCAGGCGATCGAGCTGCTGGACGCCAAGGCGGCCAAGGACGGCGGCAAGGCCCCGGCGGCCAAGGGCAAGGCCGCCAAGGCGGCTCCCGTGGAAAAAGTGAAGGACGTTGAGGAAGCCCCGGCGAAGAAGCCGGCGGCGGCCAAGGCGGCGCCGAAGAAGGCACCGGCCAAGAAGCCGGCCGCCGCGACAAAACCCAAGGCGCGCGCCGTCGCGTCGGGCGATTAG